Below is a window of Streptomyces sp. NBC_01429 DNA.
TCTCCGGCGTGGCCACCGAGAGCGCGCTGGTCTCGGAGAAGGGCACCACGACCATCGCGGACGCCGTGGTCCAGAAGATCGCCGGGCTCGCCGCCCGCGAGGTGTCCGGTGTGTACGCGCTGGGCGGCGGCGCCGTGCGCGCCTTCGGTGCGATCCGGGAGCGTATCCCCGGCGCCTCCGCGAGCGTTGGGCAGGGCGTGTCGGTCGAGGTCGGCGAGCGGCAGGCGGCCGTGGACCTCCAGATCCTGGTCGAGTACGGCGTGTCCATCGCCGACCTGGCCCGCGCCATCCGCCGCAATGTGATCGACG
It encodes the following:
- a CDS encoding Asp23/Gls24 family envelope stress response protein; protein product: MANSTTANTATITDSKARSTELSGVATESALVSEKGTTTIADAVVQKIAGLAAREVSGVYALGGGAVRAFGAIRERIPGASASVGQGVSVEVGERQAAVDLQILVEYGVSIADLARAIRRNVIDAVEQMTGLEVVEVNINVSDVHIPGDDEGDDKAESGRVR